The proteins below come from a single Diadema setosum chromosome 21, eeDiaSeto1, whole genome shotgun sequence genomic window:
- the LOC140244758 gene encoding uncharacterized protein: MEEEYDSGSNGGSTPVQDEREDDYEEGEYESPAEEEEGEARTVASDQQQDGEEERLANEEDYNRREQRPESREDSVNEEEAEEEEGDEDGEYYQHGEERYEDGEDMEERDQGSEGHGDEGQYEGSGQEEIGEGRYLADSERAPNEEEGEEFDENQGSHEEGVEQDKGQDLEEGEELEEGEEVEEGEEIEEGEELEEGEELEEGEHVEEGNEESDNERERYKAKGEDKRNVEYRDDQSDGELPYEEEEAEEEESTTRLQQMSDVEQVSDGDLDASDDERREEKGSEEGKDGDDVYEQQNMGNDYEQIVSDEEQIEDEESETRKVDQVQKRHDDLYEQMEDDEDDFGDILNEGQLKTERGALSDDGAQFSEGEPEEVDDASNKVPLYEDLDDDEDDDLHQPQTEEKDGKDGIREEAEQELEEESLDGDEPEPEIVEAGDEQLEMEEEEWEEIVDDDDEDAEVVEEYIEYEEEEEGVDGEEVGEVAEELPEEGDPHPAEKDAEEETGEGVLADEDEDEDGEKDQITDAGDNFMAELQGEASEDDDDDIIGRAKSRRIVAKDSGDESEEEKEEAVGELIADIFGSSDEEEDFEGFGEAELQPQLKKKKSTAVLSSDEEDNPEMDASAMEDAIQKIRDEQDDDELEKIEAPPGPPAGDSDSDEGLDRASSRVDFVSDFDLMLQRKKDENRGRRRKRGNDDFISDNDDIIIAMIKQMVEAAEEDRSLNKERKAATKKLNMLPAVLSQLKKQDLQMAFMECGVLGAMKEWLLPLPDKSLPHLSIRESFIKILKGFPPIEQHMLKTSGIGKAVMCLFRHPKELRHIRDMAGKIINEWSRPIFGVEANFRSMTKEDRQKRDIEQLAASKRRRLSSEDTPTQKDIETALEGGEGGLRPGMKGWVGRARVPLPSTKDYVNRPKWNVEREFSKATKKVTRLDKHSRRMQNMRAAGRNKNPRAVSISIEGRGMSL; the protein is encoded by the exons ATGGAAGAAGAATATGACAGTG GAAGCAACGGAGGCAGCACACCAGTTCAAGATGAAAGAGAAGATGATTATGAG GAAGGAGAATACGAGTCCCCAGctgaagaagaagagggagaagCAAGGACTGTAGCATCAGATCAGCAGCAggatggggaggaggagagACTGGCCAATGAGGAAGATTACAACAGGAGAGAGCAGAGACCTGAAAGTAGAGAGGACAGTGTAAATGAAGAAGaggcagaggaggaggagggagatgaAGATGGCGAGTATTACCAGCATGGAGAAGAAAGATATGAGGATGGGGAAGATATGGAAGAAAGAGACCAAGGCAGTGAAGGACATGGGGATGAGGGACAGTATGAGGGATCTGGTCAGGAAGAGATTGGAGAAGGAAGATACTTGGCTGACAGTGAAAGAGCTCctaatgaagaagaaggagaagagttTGATGAAAACCAGGGCTCACATGAAGAAGGGGTAGAACAAGATAAAGGACAAGATTTGGAAGAAGGAGAGGAGCTAGAAGAAGGAGAGGAAGTGGAGGAGGGAGAAGAAATTGAGGAAGGGGAGGAGCTTGAAGAGGGGGAAGAGTTGGAGGAAGGGGAACATGTGGAGGAAGGGAATGAAGAAAGTGacaatgagagagaaagatacaaGGCAAAAGGGGAAGATAAAAGGAATGTGGAATATAGGGATGATCAAAGTGATGGTGAACTTCCATATGAGGAGGAAGAGGCCGAGGAGGAAGAAAGCACTACAAGACTCCAGCAAATGAGTGATGTGGAGCAAGTTAGTGATGGCGATTTGGATGCCAGTGATGATGAAAGGAGGGAAGAGAAAGGATCAGAGGAAGGaaaagatggtgatgatgtctATGAGCAACAGAATATGGGAAATGACTATGAGCAAATCGTTAGTGATGAAGAGCAGATCGAGGATGAGGAAAGTGAAACAAGAAAGGTGGATCAAGTTCAGAAGAGACATGATGATTTGTATGAACAAAtggaagatgatgaagatgattttGGAGATATTCTCAACGAAGGCCAACTGAAGACGGAGCGAGGGGCCTTGTCGGATGATGGTGCCCAGTTTAGTGAAGGAGAGCCAGAGGAGGTTGATGATGCCTCAAACAAAGTACCTCTCTATGAAGATctggatgatgatgaagatgacgatCTCCACCAAccacaaacagaagaaaaggaTGGAAAAGACGGGATTAGGGAGGAGGCTGAGCAGGAGTTGGAGGAAGAGAGCTTGGACGGAGATGAACCTGAGCCAGAAATAGTTGAAGCTGGAGATGAGCAATTGGAGATGGAGGAAGAGGAATGGGAGGAgattgttgatgatgatgatgaagatgcaGAAGTGGTTGAAGAATACATAGAAtatgaagaagaggaggagggagtGGATGGTGAGGAGGTAGGAGAAGTTGCAGAAGAGCTTCCAGAGGAAGGTGACCCTCACCCAGCAGAGAAAGATGCTGAAGAGGAAACTGGTGAAGGAGTGCTGGccgatgaagatgaagatgaagatggagAGAAGGATCAGATCACAGATGCTGGTGATAACTTTATGGCAGAGCTTCAAG GTGAAGCtagtgaagatgatgatgatgacataatTGGAAGAGCCAAGTCAAGAAGGATCGTCGCAAAAGACAGTGGGGATGAAAGTGAGGAGGAGAA GGAAGAAGCTGTTGGAGAGCTTATAGCTGACATATTTGGCTCAagtgatgaagaagaagatttTGAG GGATTTGGCGAAGCAGAGTTACAGCCAcagttaaagaaaaagaaaagcacaG CGGTCCTGTCCAGTGATGAAGAAGACAACCCTGAGATGGATGCCTCTGCCATGGAGGATGCAATCCAGAAGATAAGGGATGAGCAGGATGATGATGAGCTAGAGAAGATTGAGGCACCCCCAGGTCCCCCTGCTGGAGACTCTGATTCAGATGAGGGTCTTGATAGGGCCAGCTCCAGGGT AGATTTTGTGTCAGACTTTGACCTGATGCTACAGCGGAAGAAAGATGAGAACAGAGGGAGACGGAGAAAACGTGGCAATGATGACTTCATTAGTGacaatgatgacatcatcatagcAATGATCAAGCAGATGGTTGAAGCAGCAGAG GAGGATCGAAGTttaaacaaagagagaaaggcTGCCACTAAGAAGCTCAACATGCTGCCGGCAGTCCTGTCACAACTAAAGAA GCAAGACCTTCAGATGGCCTTCATGGAGTGTGGAGTTCTTGGTGCTATGAAAGAGTGGTTGCTACCACTGCCAGACAAGAGTCTGCCCCATCTCAGCATCAGAGAGTCCTTCATCAAGATCCTTAAAGGG TTTCCACCAATAGAGCAGCACATGTTAAAGACGAGTGGCATTGGCAAGGCTGTTATGTGTCTCTTCAGACACCCGAAGGAGTTGCGACACATCCGTGACATGGCCGGCAAAATAATCA ATGAGTGGTCTCGACCTATTTTTGGGGTGGAGGCTAACTTCAGGTCCATGACAAAGGAGGATCGGCAGAAGAGAGACATTGAGCAGCTTGCTGCTTCTAAGAGAAGGAGACTTAG TTCTGAGGACACACCAACACAGAAAGACATTGAGACTGCATTAGAAGGAGGAGAAGG